Genomic window (bacterium):
ACGCGGCAATCTCGAAGATGCGCGCAGCTCTGACCGAGATCGAGGAGGCATCGAAGCGCGAACGGGAGAGCGCGGAGGAACTGAGTGCCAGGGTCGATCGAATGCTCGAGACCGTAGATGCTGCAAGCACCGGAAACCTGAACCAAGAATTCGACGAGAGTGATCTCTCCAGCGGGGACGCCCTGGGGCGAATGGCCGTCGGTCTGCACAAGCTGCTGACCGATATGCAGCAGAGCATTCGTTCCATCGCGGACAACGCCAAGGCACTACAGGGCACTTCGGAGTCGATTGACGGCGTAAGTCAGGCAATGGTGGACAATTCCACCGAGACGTTCTCGCGCAGCAACTCGCTCTCGAATTCGGTGAGAGAGATGTCGGATTCGATTTCCTCATCTGCCAGCGCGGCCGAAGAGATGAGTCTTACGATCGGGCAGATTGCCGATAGTTGCGGCGAGACCGCCACTCTTTCGAGGAGCGTCGAAGCCGCTGTCGAGAGCGCGGATCAGACCTTTGGTCTGCTCTGGCAGAGCAACGAGGAGATCGGTGAGGTGACCAAGGCCATCATCACGATCGCGAGTCAGACCAAACTGCTGGCCTTGAATGCGACGATCGAGGCCGCCGGTGCGGGGGAAGCGGGTCGGGGATTTGCGGTCGTAGCCAACGAGGTCAAAGAACTCGCCCAACAGACTTCTGAGGCCACCGAAGGCATCACCAGTACGATCGGCGACATCCGACAGAACTCCGGCCAGGTCAAGGAAGCGCTCACGGGAATTCGAGAGTCCATCGCCGCTCTTTCGAAGAACGCCAGCTTCGTGGCGGCTGCGATCGATGAACAGACGATCGCCTCGGAGGAGATTGGTAGAAACATCCAGCTCACCGCGGCGGGCAGTCAGTCGATCTCGGGTTCGGTTCAGGCGGTGGCAGAGATCGCCAAGCAGACATCTGACGGGGCGGACCAGGCCAAGGCTTCGGCGGACGAACTGAGGCGGATGGCAGAACGACTCGAAAACTCCATCCACCGCTTCGAGGTCGGTTGATCGGTTAGCGGCACATCGGGCTGCGTCGTCATGCGTTGATCCGAGCGATCACCAGATCGACAAAGGCCACGGTCTCGGGAAGCGTCGCCGCGTGCTCGACCGGTTCTTCTCTCCAGGCGTCTCGCCAGGTGAGGGCGCGTTGGATCAACTCGGAGTATTCGGGTATCTCCTCGGACGCCCAGGCCGCCGCACGCCTCTTGGAGACGTGTTCTCCCAGAGTGTGCGCATACAGCGCCCTGCACAGTGTCAAGATCGTGTAGGCCTGCTCTTTGCGCGGGATCGCATCTCGCACCCGATCCGCGAAGGCGATTGCGTACTTCCGAACCGCGTCGATGAACTCCTCTCTTGCAATGGGCTCGATCAATGATCCCGGAGGAGGTCCAAAGAGCGCTATACCCTGCTCGCGCACCAGATACCAGTTCATCAGGTAGTCCGGACCGGACGACTTCAAGTGGAACTCCTCACCCGGACTGATGGCGGTGATCGGGCTGGTTCGAGAGCGGAAGGTTCGCAGTCCTTCGACCGACTTGTAGAGAACCTCGACGCGATCTTCCCAGTCGGGGTTGTCGTGCGCGCAGTTCCCGTGCATGGCGCTCAGGGCTTCGAACTCCGACGGGTCGATCTCTGTCGAAGTGACTGCCAGTAGATCGACATCGCTTACACCGGGGTCGAAGTCGCCGGTCGTGAGTGATCCAAAGAGATAGAGGCCGATGAGTTTGCGTCCCAGGATGCTCTTCATCTGGCCGAGCAACCCGGCCAGAAGCTCATTGGCGTCAGCAAACGGTGTTGGATCCACGTCCCGAACCTAGCTCAGCCGATGGAGTCTTGAACAACCCGGAGTCGATGAGAGTCCCACTTCGGACGACGGTTTGAGGAGAAGCTACGGCGATGGATGAGCTGGCCCGCCTGTATCGCGCGGATTTCGATCGCATCTCGGCGTTTGGGCCTCAGCTCTGGAACCACAATCTCGTTTACCACGACTTCTTGATCAAACAACTCCCCTCGCCCTGTCATCGGGCTCTCGATCTCGGTTGCGGTACGGGAAGCTTCTCTCGGCGGCTGGCCAGATGTGCGGATCGAGTCGTCGGTCTCGATTTCTCATCCAAGATGATCGAGGTCGCAAGACGCCACTCGCAGGGTTTCGAGAACATCGACTATCGCGTGGGTGAAATCCTGAAAGAGGAATTTCCTCCCGAGCACTTCGATGCCATCGTCACGCTCACGACCTTGCACCATCTTCCAATGGCCGAGACCCTGACCCGCCTGGTTGCCATGATTCGACCCGGGGGAGTCTTGATGGTGCTCGATATTCCCCTGGAGCACGGCCTGATCGACTATGCGCGCGCTGTCATCGCAGCGCCTGTCAACCGGGTACTCAGAGTTCTACACAATCGAAGTCTGAGAACCGACCCGGCCGAAACTGCGGCCTGGCTCCAACACGGGGCCAGAGACGTCTATCTGCCGCTGAAAGAAGTGCGTTCCATCTGTCAACAGGTTTTGCCCGGCGCGCGAGTTCGCAGACATCTACTGTGGCGCTACTCGATCGTGTGGCGAAAGAATTAGCCTCTCCAGCCGTACGGCTAGACGGTGTCGCGATCGATCCACTTGTCGGTGCTGGCCGGGATCCACGCCTCGAGCCGCTCGATCAACCGGGCCAGATGATCTTCGAAGATCACGGACCGGCGGTTCTCGGGTTTGAGAAAGCGTTGCGCGGTCGCTGCGTCCAGAAACTCTCGCAACGGTTCGAAGTAGCCGTCGACGTCGAGTACGCCACAGGGTTTCGCGTGAACTCCGAGTTGTGTCCACGTCAGCGCTTCGAAGAACTCGTCCAGCGTTCCGAAGCCTCCGGGGAGCATCACAAAGGCGTCGGCCGAGTCGGACATCACTGCCTTGCGTTCGTGCATGGTGGATACCACGCGGAGTTCGGTAAGGCCGTCATGGGCGACTTCATGACTCTTCAGCGCTTCGGTGATCACGCCCAGAGCTTCGCCGCCGTGCTGCAAGCAGGCATCGGCGAGGATTCCCATCAGCCCGACAGAAGCACCGCCGTACACCAGTCGGATACCGCGACCGGCCAGTTCGCGCCCGAGATTCGCAGCTGCTTCGCCATAGGCCGGAGAGGCCCCGGGGCTCGAGCCACAGTAGACGGCGATCGACAGGATGGTTCGCGACATCGAAGCTTCCTCGTTTGATGGACTGGAGCGGTATATCGTCCAGGCGGCTCCAAGTCCAGATGGCTCTGATCTGGGGATGTGTTTACGTCGCGGTCGTACTCGCGGCGAGGACGCCCCCCATTCTGTACTGCCTGGGCCTTGGATCGGTGCTCGTGAACGCGGGCTGGCTTCCGAAAGAATCGGA
Coding sequences:
- a CDS encoding methyl-accepting chemotaxis protein; the encoded protein is MNAIRSSLLARMLGLFAACFVFAVGTTLVVSMILSSSAQKKQLSAAQGLLEREGDVQEKLLTEGLQRKATSLAELLGMIAQEPIQNFDYSVLEQYVVAAGEDPDIASVVIRDAAGEIIVGKPPQPGLHRVSLDIVASGEKLGELEIGLLLNRIETAQANAVARRGEHERTMLDDAAEAKTSQLMWSGLLGLLVLGSGLMFALVGIKRSLIEPLGQTMNVLEAVAAGDLSQRLDYAGEDEIGRMATALNAAISKMRAALTEIEEASKRERESAEELSARVDRMLETVDAASTGNLNQEFDESDLSSGDALGRMAVGLHKLLTDMQQSIRSIADNAKALQGTSESIDGVSQAMVDNSTETFSRSNSLSNSVREMSDSISSSASAAEEMSLTIGQIADSCGETATLSRSVEAAVESADQTFGLLWQSNEEIGEVTKAIITIASQTKLLALNATIEAAGAGEAGRGFAVVANEVKELAQQTSEATEGITSTIGDIRQNSGQVKEALTGIRESIAALSKNASFVAAAIDEQTIASEEIGRNIQLTAAGSQSISGSVQAVAEIAKQTSDGADQAKASADELRRMAERLENSIHRFEVG
- a CDS encoding DUF4111 domain-containing protein; this translates as MDPTPFADANELLAGLLGQMKSILGRKLIGLYLFGSLTTGDFDPGVSDVDLLAVTSTEIDPSEFEALSAMHGNCAHDNPDWEDRVEVLYKSVEGLRTFRSRTSPITAISPGEEFHLKSSGPDYLMNWYLVREQGIALFGPPPGSLIEPIAREEFIDAVRKYAIAFADRVRDAIPRKEQAYTILTLCRALYAHTLGEHVSKRRAAAWASEEIPEYSELIQRALTWRDAWREEPVEHAATLPETVAFVDLVIARINA
- a CDS encoding class I SAM-dependent methyltransferase, with the protein product MDELARLYRADFDRISAFGPQLWNHNLVYHDFLIKQLPSPCHRALDLGCGTGSFSRRLARCADRVVGLDFSSKMIEVARRHSQGFENIDYRVGEILKEEFPPEHFDAIVTLTTLHHLPMAETLTRLVAMIRPGGVLMVLDIPLEHGLIDYARAVIAAPVNRVLRVLHNRSLRTDPAETAAWLQHGARDVYLPLKEVRSICQQVLPGARVRRHLLWRYSIVWRKN
- a CDS encoding TIGR00730 family Rossman fold protein; its protein translation is MSRTILSIAVYCGSSPGASPAYGEAAANLGRELAGRGIRLVYGGASVGLMGILADACLQHGGEALGVITEALKSHEVAHDGLTELRVVSTMHERKAVMSDSADAFVMLPGGFGTLDEFFEALTWTQLGVHAKPCGVLDVDGYFEPLREFLDAATAQRFLKPENRRSVIFEDHLARLIERLEAWIPASTDKWIDRDTV